One genomic region from Argentina anserina chromosome 2, drPotAnse1.1, whole genome shotgun sequence encodes:
- the LOC126805518 gene encoding nodulin homeobox isoform X4, translating into MKAGKEEPSSCNALQVIDLVSAVKELHGLNSQELGKLLKDSENFTIHYVTAKESLLKIDVEKLASSLALHLIAVLISSDKDEALFRYLLCGIRLLQSLCDLAPKNPKLEQILLDDVKVSEQLLDLVFYILIVFGGYELKQKYNNIGMAPLMHSALVACTLHLLTGCISSQWQDIVQVLLAHPKVDIFMEAAFGAVYTSIKFLNLKLSSQYNDFDTKSNLTSEQIVHSLCQQCEASLQFLLLLCQQKLYRERLLRNKELCGKGGVLVLAQGILKLHTAPHFVASARLVAAVSRLKAKILSILLNLCEAESISYLDEVASSPGSLDLAKSVALEIIELLKCSLGKDPKIFAAHSDGSYPMGLAQLNAMRLADILSDDSNFRSYITIHFTKVLTAIFSLPHGDFLSSWCSSVLPIKEEDGTIEYDSFAMVGWVLDVVSSTDLHIPQSLEFCVTRNSMTQASYVHQRTSLFVKIIANLHCFVPTICEEQERNLFANKFMECLQMDPSNLMPGVSFSSDTRKATTISRNLCSLLSHAESLIPNFLNEEDVQLLRVFSKQFESLFTPLEEKNCEELKYWDKFSKLNISEHHQSTGGCSPRPSVRHLPPSLGSRSGNLEEIMSENSAFQDVDQVDVNSERMDKMDDAVKEEKGTGRSASGRFTAIDRDHNVETSGSDTSETRGKNVVDRMGNKSSEPIEESGYGGTQEDEKSEPLQYEETQRRKRKRTIMNDEQVALVERALLDEPDMQRNAGSLQSWADKLSFHGSSVTSSQLKNWLNNRKARLARTKDVRAAPEFATPPDKQGVQGLRSNNSAESSIGIASAQVNVRSDPQMKSNSSVAQISGTKAAEAIPRGPSDFVPCKQGDHVLLKYNNGEEVGLGKVFQASGQWFGRNLEELRAYVVDIKELKVRRAMKLPYPSMATGGSFEEAETKIGLMRVLWDSSKTFKLPPLRLS; encoded by the exons ATGAAAGCTGGTAAGGAAGAGCCGTCATCATGCAATGCTTTACAA GTCATTGACTTGGTTTCAGCAGTGAAGGAGTTGCATGGGCTAAACTCTCAGGAATTGGGTAAATTATTGAAGGACTCGGAAAATTTTACTATACACTATGTTACTGCAAAGGAATCACTTTTAAAG ATTGACGTTGAAAAGCTTGCCAGTTCTCTAGCTCTGCACCTTATTGCGGTGCTTATTTCATCTGACAAAGATGAAGCCCTATTCAGATACTTGTTATGTGGCATTAGGCTCTTGCAGTCCTTGTGTGATTTAGCTCCTAAAAATCCCAAACTTGAACAG ATTTTGCTCGATGATGTAAAAGTGTCAGAACAGCTGCTTGACCTAGTGTTCTATATCCTCATTGTTTTTGGTGGTTATGAACTG aaacaaaaatataataatattgGTATGGCACCGCTGATGCATTCTGCACTAGTGGCCTGCACTTTACATCTACTTACTGGATGCATATCTTCACAGTGGCAAGATATCGTTCAAGTATTGCTTGCACATCCTAAG GTTGACATATTTATGGAGGCAGCTTTTGGGGCAGTTTACACTTCCATTAAGTTTCTCAACCTCAAGCTTTCCTCTCAATATAACGACTTCGACACAAAATCGAATTTGACTAGTGAGCAAATAGTGCACTCTCTCTGCCAGCAATGTGAGGCCTCTTTACAGTTTCTCCTATTGCTATGCCAGCAAAAATTGTATCGGGAACGACTACTCAGGAATAAG GAACTATGTGGCAAAGGTGGTGTTCTGGTTCTGGCCCAAGGTATCTTGAAGCTACACACTGCGCCTCATTTTGTAGCATCTGCTAGACTTGTTGCTGCTGTGTCTAGGCTTAAAGCAAAAATACTCTCAATT CTGTTGAATCTCTGTGAAGCTGAAAGCATATCTTACCTGGATGAAGTTGCCAGCTCCCCAGGCAGCCTGGATTTGGCAAAGTCTGTAGCATTGGAG ATTATTGAGTTGTTGAAGTGTTCTCTTGGTAAAGATCCCAAAATTTTTGCTGCTCATTCTGATGGAAGTTACCCTATGGGGCTTGCCCAACTCAATGCCATGCGCCTAGCTGATATCTTATCTGATGATTCAAACTTTCGGTCTTACATTACAATACACTTT ACTAAAGTGCTGACTGCAATATTTTCGCTCCCTCATGGAGATTTTTTATCCAGTTGGTGTTCTTCTGTACTCCCTATAAAGGAAGAAGATGGTACTATTGAGTATGATTCATTTGCAATGGTTGGATGGGTTCTGGATGTAGTTTCATCTACCGACCTGCATATCCCACAAAGTTTGGAATTTTGTGTAACTCGCAATAGTATGACCCAAGCTTCTTATGTACATCAGAGAACATCATTGTTTGTGAAAATAATTGCAAACCTCCATTGTTTTGTTCCCACTATCTGTGAag AACAGGAGAGGAACCTTTTTGCTAACAAGTTTATGGAGTGCTTGCAAATGGATCCGTCCAACTTAATGCCTggagtttctttttcttctgatACTCGTAAAGCTACAACTATCAGCAGAAATCTTT GTTCATTGCTAAGTCATGCAGAATCACTAATTCCAAATTTTTTGAATGAGGAGGATGTACAGCTCCTGAG GGTTTTCTCTAAGCAATTTGAATCACTATTCACTCCATTGGAG GAAAAGAATTGCGAGGAGTTAAAATATTGGGATAAATTCTCTAAACTCAACATCAGCGAACATCATCAG AGTACTGGAGGATGCTCCCCAAGACCTTCAGTAAGACATCTACCTCCTAGTCTTGGTAGCAGAAGTGGTAACCTGGAGGAAATCATGTCTGAGAATTCTGCTTTTCAAGATGTGGACCAAGTAGATGTGAACAGTGAGCGTATGGATAAGATGGATGATGCAGTGAAGGAAGAGAAAGGTACTGGTAGAAGTGCATCTGGACGATTTACAGCAATCGACAGAGATCATAATGTTGAAACAAGTGGTTCTGACACAAGTGAAACGAGAGGAAAAAATGTTGTTGATCGAATGGGAAACAAGTCAAGTGAACCCATAGAAGAAAGTGGGTATGGAGGAACTCAAGAGGATGAAAAGAGTGAACCTCTTCAATATGAAGAAACACAGAGAAGAAAACGGAAACGTACAATAATGAACGATGAACAGGTGGCGCTTGTGGAGAGAGCCCTATTAGATGAACCAGATATGCAGCGCAATGCAGGGTCACTACAATCATGGGCTGATAAATTGAGTTTTCAT GGTTCCAGTGTTACATCTTCACAGCTAAAAAATTG GCTAAACAATCGAAAAGCTAGGCTGGCCCGTACAAAGGACGTCCGTGCAGCACCAGAGTTTGCTACACCACCAGATAAGCAAGGTGTGCAAGGACTGAGGTCCAACAATTCAGCCGAGAGTTCTATTGGAATTGCTTCTGCGCAAGTAAATGTGAGGAGTGATCCTCAAATGAAGTCAAATAGTAGTGTAGCCCAGATCTCGGGGACTAAAGCAGCAGAAGCTATTCCCCGTGGCCCTTCAGACTTTGTTCCGTGCAAGCAAGGTGACCATGTTCTGCTCAAATATAATAATGGAGAGGAGGTTGGCCTTGGAAAAGTGTTTCAGGCTAGTGGCCAATGGTTTGGGAGGAACTTGGAGGAGTTGAGGGCATACGTTGTAGATATCAAAGAGCTTAAAGTCAGAAGAGCAATGAAGCTTCCATACCCTTCTATGGCCACAGGTGGTTCGTTTGAGGAGGCTGAAACAAAGATTGGCTTGATGAGAGTGTTATGGGATTCAAGCAAGACTTTCAAATTGCCTCCTCTAAGGTTGAGTTGA